The following proteins come from a genomic window of Aspergillus luchuensis IFO 4308 DNA, chromosome 3, nearly complete sequence:
- the rab7 gene encoding Rab family GTPase YPT7 (COG:U;~EggNog:ENOG410PFIM;~InterPro:IPR005225,IPR001806,IPR027417;~PFAM:PF04670,PF00025,PF08477,PF00071,PF01926;~go_function: GO:0003924 - GTPase activity [Evidence IEA];~go_function: GO:0005525 - GTP binding [Evidence IEA]): MSSRKKVLLKVIILGDSGVGKTSLMNQYVNKKFSASYKATIGADFLTKEVLVDDRLVTMQIWDTAGQERFQSLGVAFYRGADCCVLVYDVNNSKSFEALDSWRDEFLIQASPRDPESFPFVVIGNKIDVEESKRMISSKRAMTFCQSKGNIPYFETSAKEAVNVEQAFEVIARSALAQEEAEEFSGEFSDPINIHLDGERDGCAC, translated from the exons ATGTCGTCACGGAAGAAGGTCTTGTTGAAG GTTATCATTCTGGGTGATAGCGGCGTCGGTAAGACGAGTTTGATGAACCAATAT GTCAACAAAAAGTTCAGCGCAAGCTACAAGGCCACGATCGGAGCCGACTTTCTCACCAAGGAGGTCCTAGTTGATGATCGGCTAGTGACAATGCAG ATCTGGGACACTGCAGGACAAGAGCGCTTCCAGTCCCTCGGCGTTGCATTCTACCGCGGTGCGGACTGCTGCGTTCTGGTCTACGATGTCAACAATTCGAAGAGTTTCGAGGCCCTTGACAGCTGGCGCGACGAGTTCCTGATCCAGGCCAGCCCTAGGGACCCTGAGAGCTTCCCTTTT GTTGTGATTGGTAACAAGATCGATGTGGAAGAGAGCAAGCGGATGATCTCTTCGAAACGGGCCATGACTTTCTGCCAGTCGAAGGGCAACATTCCTTACTTCGAAACGAGTGCCAAGGAAGCCGTCAACGTTGAACAGGCTTTTGAAG TCATCGCCCGGAGCGCTCTGGCAcaagaagaggcagaagagttTAGTGGGGAGTTCAGCGACCCGATCAACATCCACCTTGATGGTGAGCGTGACGGCTGCGCTTGTTAA